Proteins encoded by one window of Pseudonocardia alni:
- a CDS encoding helix-turn-helix domain-containing protein — MAQVAALLGMSPMTVYRAIAAGEFPAVRIRGRLIIPAKAIEAIADLAVAEQTVVDASGWAPVQHGSAG, encoded by the coding sequence GTGGCGCAGGTCGCGGCGCTGCTCGGGATGTCGCCGATGACCGTCTACCGGGCGATCGCGGCGGGGGAGTTCCCGGCGGTCCGGATCCGCGGGCGGCTGATCATCCCAGCGAAGGCGATCGAGGCCATCGCCGACCTCGCCGTCGCCGAGCAGACCGTCGTCGACGCGTCGGGCTGGGCGCCGGTGCAGCACGGGAGCGCGGGCTGA
- a CDS encoding FUSC family protein, with amino-acid sequence MNPPSHPEPGDGGALARLAGQVDTLRRQVAELEPIRDQVGELGRLVGQLSEALAAVTARRRIPAAPSWLLAPTDTAETRRLLDELCGWAQAVFLRYPDAAKVLPECWLWHPEVVEELLWLMHAWLAAYQGPAASVGAAGDWHDRQRPGVVNRIRKEAGSCSIERHQTRPGWSAPGGAALPVPGTDHVEEIARWWAGQRDQAPPEPAPAVDAGPIGTALR; translated from the coding sequence GTGAACCCGCCGTCGCACCCCGAGCCGGGTGACGGCGGGGCGCTGGCCCGGCTGGCCGGTCAGGTCGACACACTGCGCCGCCAGGTCGCCGAGCTGGAGCCGATCCGCGACCAGGTCGGGGAGCTGGGGCGGCTCGTCGGGCAGCTCTCGGAGGCATTGGCCGCGGTGACCGCGCGCCGGCGGATCCCGGCGGCGCCGTCGTGGCTGCTGGCCCCGACCGACACCGCCGAGACCCGGCGGCTGCTCGACGAGCTGTGCGGGTGGGCGCAGGCGGTGTTCCTGCGCTATCCCGACGCGGCGAAGGTGCTGCCCGAGTGCTGGCTGTGGCACCCCGAGGTCGTCGAGGAGCTGCTCTGGCTCATGCACGCCTGGCTCGCCGCCTACCAGGGCCCGGCCGCGTCGGTCGGCGCGGCGGGGGACTGGCACGACCGTCAGCGGCCCGGGGTGGTCAACCGGATCCGGAAGGAGGCCGGGTCGTGCTCGATCGAGCGCCACCAGACCCGCCCCGGCTGGAGCGCCCCCGGCGGCGCGGCGCTGCCGGTTCCGGGCACCGATCACGTTGAGGAGATCGCACGGTGGTGGGCCGGGCAGCGCGACCAGGCCCCGCCCGAGCCCGCCCCGGCGGTCGACGCCGGCCCGATCGGGACGGCTCTGCGATGA
- a CDS encoding WhiB family transcriptional regulator: MFTVDPNPGRGEELDWRARAGCRDVDPELFFPTATAGAALAAEERRALWVCAGCPVIAACRTWAIAEQPHGIAGGLTEDERRRARRATPRSRRVERRPAVVPVPSPRTDRAPVIAAGCAALTAGADRGDVARTLGVTRRTVDRWAAALVVTAGGGR, encoded by the coding sequence ATGTTCACCGTAGACCCGAACCCCGGGCGGGGCGAGGAGCTGGACTGGCGGGCCCGCGCGGGCTGCCGCGACGTCGACCCGGAGCTGTTCTTCCCGACCGCGACCGCCGGTGCGGCCCTGGCCGCGGAGGAGCGGCGGGCTCTGTGGGTGTGCGCGGGGTGCCCGGTCATTGCCGCGTGCCGGACGTGGGCCATCGCCGAGCAGCCGCACGGCATCGCCGGTGGGCTGACCGAGGACGAGCGGCGCCGCGCCCGCCGGGCCACGCCTCGGAGTCGTCGCGTCGAGCGACGGCCGGCCGTCGTGCCCGTGCCGTCTCCGCGGACCGATCGGGCGCCGGTCATCGCTGCGGGCTGCGCCGCGCTCACCGCGGGAGCCGACCGTGGCGACGTCGCCCGCACGCTGGGCGTGACCCGTCGGACCGTCGACCGGTGGGCCGCTGCCCTCGTGGTCACCGCGGGCGGTGGTCGGTGA
- a CDS encoding NUDIX hydrolase has protein sequence MTSPDDVWHVHSERVIYDNEWVTVGLADISQPSGERFEHHTVTLPAAAMTVVLDDDGRNVLLSWRHRFVPDLWNWELPGGLLDDGEAPVETAAREVEEETGYRPRTVEHLVTFEPMAGTVRSAHHVFLARGAEQVANPTELNEGTFRWVPLADVPDLIADGKVGNSGALVGLLHVLALSGPTAPLRAE, from the coding sequence ATGACGAGCCCGGACGACGTCTGGCACGTGCACAGCGAGCGCGTGATCTACGACAACGAGTGGGTAACCGTCGGCCTGGCCGACATCTCCCAGCCGTCGGGTGAGCGTTTCGAGCACCACACGGTCACGCTGCCCGCGGCCGCCATGACCGTGGTCCTGGACGACGACGGCCGCAACGTCCTGCTGTCCTGGCGTCACCGCTTCGTGCCGGACCTGTGGAACTGGGAGCTTCCGGGTGGCCTGCTCGACGACGGCGAGGCGCCCGTCGAGACCGCGGCCCGGGAGGTCGAGGAGGAGACCGGTTACCGGCCTCGGACGGTCGAGCACCTGGTGACGTTCGAGCCGATGGCCGGGACCGTGCGCAGCGCGCACCACGTGTTCCTCGCCCGCGGCGCTGAGCAGGTCGCCAATCCGACCGAGCTCAACGAGGGCACGTTCCGGTGGGTGCCGCTCGCCGACGTCCCGGACCTGATCGCGGACGGGAAGGTCGGGAACTCCGGCGCGCTGGTCGGGCTGCTGCACGTCCTGGCGTTGTCCGGGCCGACGGCGCCGTTACGGGCCGAGTAG
- a CDS encoding type IV secretory system conjugative DNA transfer family protein, with amino-acid sequence MERGVGALMEILVSSTALVLAMFAAGALLAWARGARALAAGLALVALLPAATIVTALSWPALVAVVGLAGVIVWHRWSRSSATVSRWAARSRRKVGVASSLDIVRHAGTLAVRRRTGTVRPSLAGLPRWQRARLATSEAAVELCRTGVLRVWALVEDVVIVVGGPRTGKTGWLAGRVLDAPGAALVTSTRTDLLDLCAPLRRQTRGEVFVFNPAGLGGRASTITFDPLTGCTDPVSATERATDMLAAVASGSGGDREFWDGQARRVLAALLHAAALGHKLMADVLGWVADPDTAGREVPALLRRSGVTAFEQDVMQFLTTNERTRSSITSSVMPALGWLTHPAAAAAAEPGDGFDVARLLDDRATVFLLGAEEAQTAPLVCALTGHIAREARRLAAGQPKGRLDPPLGLFLDEAALISPVPLESWTADMGGRGVTILCAFQSRAQLLARWGEHKAATILNNTAAVMIFGGTRDKADLEFWSTLAGERDERVTTTDDHGRVASRSVRKVPVLAPAQIANLPAGRVVVIRRGIAPVIGRAQMAWRRRDVRRRARVLARIQAENRWHRRGEAARVWADGQLERLLVLLAARWPDRYSEAAERVRSSNRMFAELRAIRRGTEADQAVEETAPHEPGPDCEGGRPAGPAGGASDGRWTR; translated from the coding sequence GTGGAACGAGGGGTGGGAGCACTGATGGAGATCCTGGTCAGCTCCACCGCGCTCGTACTCGCGATGTTCGCCGCGGGCGCGCTGCTCGCCTGGGCCCGCGGCGCCCGAGCGTTGGCCGCCGGCCTCGCCCTGGTCGCGCTGCTCCCGGCCGCGACGATCGTCACCGCCCTGTCCTGGCCTGCACTCGTCGCCGTGGTCGGGCTGGCGGGGGTGATCGTGTGGCACCGCTGGTCGCGCTCGTCGGCCACAGTGTCCCGCTGGGCCGCGCGGTCCCGCCGGAAGGTCGGCGTCGCGTCGTCGCTGGACATCGTCCGCCACGCCGGGACCCTGGCCGTCCGCCGACGGACCGGCACAGTCCGCCCGTCCCTGGCCGGTCTCCCGCGGTGGCAGCGGGCCCGGCTCGCCACGAGCGAGGCCGCGGTGGAGTTGTGCCGTACGGGCGTGTTGCGGGTGTGGGCGCTGGTCGAGGACGTGGTGATCGTGGTCGGCGGTCCCCGCACCGGTAAGACCGGCTGGCTCGCCGGGCGCGTCCTGGACGCCCCCGGCGCGGCCCTGGTGACCTCGACCCGCACCGACCTGCTCGACCTGTGCGCGCCGCTGCGCCGCCAGACCCGGGGTGAGGTGTTCGTGTTCAACCCCGCCGGCCTCGGCGGCCGGGCCAGCACGATCACGTTCGATCCGCTGACCGGCTGCACCGACCCGGTGAGCGCGACCGAGCGGGCCACGGACATGCTCGCCGCCGTCGCGTCCGGGTCGGGTGGGGATCGGGAGTTCTGGGACGGTCAGGCCCGCCGCGTCCTCGCCGCCCTGCTGCACGCCGCCGCCCTCGGGCACAAGCTGATGGCCGACGTCCTCGGCTGGGTCGCCGACCCCGACACCGCCGGCCGCGAGGTCCCCGCACTGCTGCGCCGCTCGGGGGTGACCGCGTTCGAGCAGGACGTCATGCAGTTCCTGACCACCAACGAGCGCACCCGTTCCTCGATCACCTCCAGCGTGATGCCCGCCCTCGGGTGGCTGACCCATCCCGCGGCGGCTGCGGCGGCGGAGCCGGGGGACGGCTTCGACGTCGCCCGGCTCCTCGACGACCGCGCGACGGTGTTCCTGCTCGGCGCCGAGGAGGCCCAGACCGCCCCACTGGTGTGTGCGCTGACCGGGCACATCGCCCGCGAGGCCCGACGGCTGGCCGCCGGGCAGCCGAAGGGGCGGCTGGATCCGCCGCTGGGGTTGTTCCTGGACGAGGCCGCCCTGATCTCCCCGGTCCCGCTGGAGTCGTGGACCGCGGACATGGGCGGTCGTGGGGTGACGATCCTGTGCGCGTTCCAGTCCCGGGCCCAACTCCTGGCCCGCTGGGGTGAGCACAAGGCGGCGACCATCCTGAACAACACCGCCGCCGTCATGATCTTCGGCGGGACCCGGGACAAGGCGGACCTGGAGTTCTGGTCCACCCTGGCCGGAGAGCGGGACGAGCGGGTCACCACGACCGATGACCACGGCCGCGTCGCCTCGCGCAGCGTGCGGAAGGTGCCGGTGCTCGCTCCGGCGCAGATCGCGAACCTGCCCGCGGGGCGGGTGGTGGTGATCCGCCGCGGGATCGCCCCGGTGATCGGGCGGGCGCAGATGGCGTGGCGTCGCCGCGATGTGCGGCGTCGGGCGCGGGTGCTGGCGCGGATCCAGGCCGAGAACCGCTGGCACCGCCGCGGTGAGGCCGCTCGGGTGTGGGCCGATGGCCAGCTCGAACGCCTCCTGGTCCTGCTCGCCGCACGGTGGCCAGACCGCTACAGCGAGGCGGCCGAGCGGGTCCGGTCGTCCAACCGGATGTTCGCCGAGCTCCGCGCGATCCGCCGCGGTACCGAGGCTGACCAGGCCGTCGAGGAGACCGCGCCGCACGAGCCCGGTCCCGATTGCGAGGGCGGTCGTCCCGCTGGCCCGGCCGGTGGCGCGAGTGATGGGCGGTGGACCCGATGA